The Hydra vulgaris chromosome 11, alternate assembly HydraT2T_AEP genome contains a region encoding:
- the LOC136087371 gene encoding histidine-rich glycoprotein-like isoform X4 — translation MVNQKMRPLLLLFFIATSSLSVIFARVWHEEQLRLIKTQDVGAEIKEYSKKLNKNGEKLDFEIKDSDNEENSDEDENSEIELDKDENLDESEISESTKNGEAVSSLGHHHHKRRHHHKRRHHHGKRKHHRRHHHHSKHHHHRHHGKHRHHHHHHHGNHSHHENHSHHHHHHGNHSHHKNKSHVEIPDSEEIVLEENEPVFENDNPVQYEENKENFSENNEDEGHDNEKDEDDDDEKDEHDFKKDSDDEDNSDEDENHEIELGKDGNQDEREISENTKIDEAVSSRRHHHKQRHHHKRRHHHGKRKHHHRRHHHHSKHHHHRHHGKHHHHHHHGNHSHHGNHSHHHHHGNHSHHKNKSHEEIFDSEEIVLDENEPEQLDEDGEQDKEVRDNLEDDNSKLDESKEESSDLDHQEHHKRRHHHKRRHNHSKCKHHKKSDEKEDLEDKSKTSEDTKKVSDFNQEERDFMLPIF, via the exons GTTAATCAAAAAATGCGACCGCTTTTGCTGTTGTTTTTTATCGCAACATCAAGTTTATCAGTCATTTTCGCGCGTGTTTGGCATGAAGAACAGTTAAGACTA ATTAAAACTCAAGATGTTGGCGCTGAAATAAAagagtattcaaaaaagttaaacaagaaCGGAGAAAAACTCGACTTTGAAATAAAAG ACTCTGATAATGAAGAAAACAGTGATGAAGATGAAAACTCTGAAATTGAGCTAGATAAAGATGAAAATCTAGACGAGAGTGAGATTTCTGAAAGCACAAAAAACGGCGAGGCAGTAAGTTCACTTGGACACCATCATCATAAACGACGCCATCATCATAAGCGTCGTCATCATCATGGTAAAAGAAAGCATCATCGCAGACATCACCATCACAGTAAGCATCATCATCACCGCCACCATGGAAAGCATAGAcaccaccatcatcatcatcatggaAACCACAGTCATCATGAAAATCATAGCCATCATCATCACCACCATGGCAACCATAGTCACCACAAAAATAAATCTCATGTGGAAATACCTGATTCAGAAGAAATTGTTTTAGAAGAAAATGAGCCAG tATTTGAAAACGATAATCCAGTGCAATATGAAGAAAATAAGGAAAACTTTAGTGAAAACAACGAAG ATGAAGGACATGATAACGAAAAAGATGAGGATGATGATGATGAGAAAGATGAACATGATTTTAAGAAAG actcTGATGATGAAGACAATAGCGATGAAGATGAAAACCATGAAATTGAACTAGGTAAAGATGGAAATCAAGATGAGAGGGAGATTTCTGAAAACACAAAAATCGACGAAGCCGTAAGTTCACGTAGACATCATCATAAACAACGCCATCACCATAAGCGTCGCCACCATCATGGCAAACGAAAACACCATCATCGCAGACATCACCATCACAGTAAGCATCATCATCACAGACACCATGGAAagcatcatcaccatcatcatcacgGAAACCATAGCCATCATGGAAATCATAGCCATCATCATCACCATGGTAATCATAGTCACCACAAAAATAAGTCTCATGAAGAAATATTTGATTCAGAAGAAATTGTTTTAGACGAAAATGAGCCAG aACAACTTGACGAGGACGGTGAACAAGATAAAGAAGTGAGAGATAACCTGGAAGATGATAATAGCAAGCTTGATGAGAGCAAAGAGGAAAGTAGCGATCTAGACCATCAAGAGCATCATAAACGTCGTCATCATCATAAGAGACGCCACAATCATTCAAAATGCAAACATCACA AAAAGTCCGACGAGAAGGAAGACTTGGAAGACAAATCAAAAACCTCCGAGGATACCAAAAAAGTTTCTGATTTTAATCAAGAAGAACGTGACTTTATGTtgccaatattttaa
- the LOC136087371 gene encoding histidine-rich glycoprotein-like isoform X1 translates to MNINLSSTSRMSQQRTQFLVNQKMRPLLLLFFIATSSLSVIFARVWHEEQLRLIKTQDVGAEIKEYSKKLNKNGEKLDFEIKDSDNEENSDEDENSEIELDKDENLDESEISESTKNGEAVSSLGHHHHKRRHHHKRRHHHGKRKHHRRHHHHSKHHHHRHHGKHRHHHHHHHGNHSHHENHSHHHHHHGNHSHHKNKSHVEIPDSEEIVLEENEPVFENDNPVQYEENKENFSENNEDEGHDNEKDEDDDDEKDEHDFKKDSDDEDNSDEDENHEIELGKDGNQDEREISENTKIDEAVSSRRHHHKQRHHHKRRHHHGKRKHHHRRHHHHSKHHHHRHHGKHHHHHHHGNHSHHGNHSHHHHHGNHSHHKNKSHEEIFDSEEIVLDENEPEQLDEDGEQDKEVRDNLEDDNSKLDESKEESSDLDHQEHHKRRHHHKRRHNHSKCKHHKKSDEKEDLEDKSKTSEDTKKVSDFNQEERDFMLPIF, encoded by the exons GTTAATCAAAAAATGCGACCGCTTTTGCTGTTGTTTTTTATCGCAACATCAAGTTTATCAGTCATTTTCGCGCGTGTTTGGCATGAAGAACAGTTAAGACTA ATTAAAACTCAAGATGTTGGCGCTGAAATAAAagagtattcaaaaaagttaaacaagaaCGGAGAAAAACTCGACTTTGAAATAAAAG ACTCTGATAATGAAGAAAACAGTGATGAAGATGAAAACTCTGAAATTGAGCTAGATAAAGATGAAAATCTAGACGAGAGTGAGATTTCTGAAAGCACAAAAAACGGCGAGGCAGTAAGTTCACTTGGACACCATCATCATAAACGACGCCATCATCATAAGCGTCGTCATCATCATGGTAAAAGAAAGCATCATCGCAGACATCACCATCACAGTAAGCATCATCATCACCGCCACCATGGAAAGCATAGAcaccaccatcatcatcatcatggaAACCACAGTCATCATGAAAATCATAGCCATCATCATCACCACCATGGCAACCATAGTCACCACAAAAATAAATCTCATGTGGAAATACCTGATTCAGAAGAAATTGTTTTAGAAGAAAATGAGCCAG tATTTGAAAACGATAATCCAGTGCAATATGAAGAAAATAAGGAAAACTTTAGTGAAAACAACGAAG ATGAAGGACATGATAACGAAAAAGATGAGGATGATGATGATGAGAAAGATGAACATGATTTTAAGAAAG actcTGATGATGAAGACAATAGCGATGAAGATGAAAACCATGAAATTGAACTAGGTAAAGATGGAAATCAAGATGAGAGGGAGATTTCTGAAAACACAAAAATCGACGAAGCCGTAAGTTCACGTAGACATCATCATAAACAACGCCATCACCATAAGCGTCGCCACCATCATGGCAAACGAAAACACCATCATCGCAGACATCACCATCACAGTAAGCATCATCATCACAGACACCATGGAAagcatcatcaccatcatcatcacgGAAACCATAGCCATCATGGAAATCATAGCCATCATCATCACCATGGTAATCATAGTCACCACAAAAATAAGTCTCATGAAGAAATATTTGATTCAGAAGAAATTGTTTTAGACGAAAATGAGCCAG aACAACTTGACGAGGACGGTGAACAAGATAAAGAAGTGAGAGATAACCTGGAAGATGATAATAGCAAGCTTGATGAGAGCAAAGAGGAAAGTAGCGATCTAGACCATCAAGAGCATCATAAACGTCGTCATCATCATAAGAGACGCCACAATCATTCAAAATGCAAACATCACA AAAAGTCCGACGAGAAGGAAGACTTGGAAGACAAATCAAAAACCTCCGAGGATACCAAAAAAGTTTCTGATTTTAATCAAGAAGAACGTGACTTTATGTtgccaatattttaa
- the LOC136087371 gene encoding histidine-rich glycoprotein-like isoform X2 yields MSQQRTQFLVVNQKMRPLLLLFFIATSSLSVIFARVWHEEQLRLIKTQDVGAEIKEYSKKLNKNGEKLDFEIKDSDNEENSDEDENSEIELDKDENLDESEISESTKNGEAVSSLGHHHHKRRHHHKRRHHHGKRKHHRRHHHHSKHHHHRHHGKHRHHHHHHHGNHSHHENHSHHHHHHGNHSHHKNKSHVEIPDSEEIVLEENEPVFENDNPVQYEENKENFSENNEDEGHDNEKDEDDDDEKDEHDFKKDSDDEDNSDEDENHEIELGKDGNQDEREISENTKIDEAVSSRRHHHKQRHHHKRRHHHGKRKHHHRRHHHHSKHHHHRHHGKHHHHHHHGNHSHHGNHSHHHHHGNHSHHKNKSHEEIFDSEEIVLDENEPEQLDEDGEQDKEVRDNLEDDNSKLDESKEESSDLDHQEHHKRRHHHKRRHNHSKCKHHKKSDEKEDLEDKSKTSEDTKKVSDFNQEERDFMLPIF; encoded by the exons GTTAATCAAAAAATGCGACCGCTTTTGCTGTTGTTTTTTATCGCAACATCAAGTTTATCAGTCATTTTCGCGCGTGTTTGGCATGAAGAACAGTTAAGACTA ATTAAAACTCAAGATGTTGGCGCTGAAATAAAagagtattcaaaaaagttaaacaagaaCGGAGAAAAACTCGACTTTGAAATAAAAG ACTCTGATAATGAAGAAAACAGTGATGAAGATGAAAACTCTGAAATTGAGCTAGATAAAGATGAAAATCTAGACGAGAGTGAGATTTCTGAAAGCACAAAAAACGGCGAGGCAGTAAGTTCACTTGGACACCATCATCATAAACGACGCCATCATCATAAGCGTCGTCATCATCATGGTAAAAGAAAGCATCATCGCAGACATCACCATCACAGTAAGCATCATCATCACCGCCACCATGGAAAGCATAGAcaccaccatcatcatcatcatggaAACCACAGTCATCATGAAAATCATAGCCATCATCATCACCACCATGGCAACCATAGTCACCACAAAAATAAATCTCATGTGGAAATACCTGATTCAGAAGAAATTGTTTTAGAAGAAAATGAGCCAG tATTTGAAAACGATAATCCAGTGCAATATGAAGAAAATAAGGAAAACTTTAGTGAAAACAACGAAG ATGAAGGACATGATAACGAAAAAGATGAGGATGATGATGATGAGAAAGATGAACATGATTTTAAGAAAG actcTGATGATGAAGACAATAGCGATGAAGATGAAAACCATGAAATTGAACTAGGTAAAGATGGAAATCAAGATGAGAGGGAGATTTCTGAAAACACAAAAATCGACGAAGCCGTAAGTTCACGTAGACATCATCATAAACAACGCCATCACCATAAGCGTCGCCACCATCATGGCAAACGAAAACACCATCATCGCAGACATCACCATCACAGTAAGCATCATCATCACAGACACCATGGAAagcatcatcaccatcatcatcacgGAAACCATAGCCATCATGGAAATCATAGCCATCATCATCACCATGGTAATCATAGTCACCACAAAAATAAGTCTCATGAAGAAATATTTGATTCAGAAGAAATTGTTTTAGACGAAAATGAGCCAG aACAACTTGACGAGGACGGTGAACAAGATAAAGAAGTGAGAGATAACCTGGAAGATGATAATAGCAAGCTTGATGAGAGCAAAGAGGAAAGTAGCGATCTAGACCATCAAGAGCATCATAAACGTCGTCATCATCATAAGAGACGCCACAATCATTCAAAATGCAAACATCACA AAAAGTCCGACGAGAAGGAAGACTTGGAAGACAAATCAAAAACCTCCGAGGATACCAAAAAAGTTTCTGATTTTAATCAAGAAGAACGTGACTTTATGTtgccaatattttaa
- the LOC136087371 gene encoding histidine-rich glycoprotein-like isoform X3, which translates to MRPLLLLFFIATSSLSVIFARVWHEEQLRLIKTQDVGAEIKEYSKKLNKNGEKLDFEIKDSDNEENSDEDENSEIELDKDENLDESEISESTKNGEAVSSLGHHHHKRRHHHKRRHHHGKRKHHRRHHHHSKHHHHRHHGKHRHHHHHHHGNHSHHENHSHHHHHHGNHSHHKNKSHVEIPDSEEIVLEENEPVFENDNPVQYEENKENFSENNEDEGHDNEKDEDDDDEKDEHDFKKDSDDEDNSDEDENHEIELGKDGNQDEREISENTKIDEAVSSRRHHHKQRHHHKRRHHHGKRKHHHRRHHHHSKHHHHRHHGKHHHHHHHGNHSHHGNHSHHHHHGNHSHHKNKSHEEIFDSEEIVLDENEPEQLDEDGEQDKEVRDNLEDDNSKLDESKEESSDLDHQEHHKRRHHHKRRHNHSKCKHHKKSDEKEDLEDKSKTSEDTKKVSDFNQEERDFMLPIF; encoded by the exons ATGCGACCGCTTTTGCTGTTGTTTTTTATCGCAACATCAAGTTTATCAGTCATTTTCGCGCGTGTTTGGCATGAAGAACAGTTAAGACTA ATTAAAACTCAAGATGTTGGCGCTGAAATAAAagagtattcaaaaaagttaaacaagaaCGGAGAAAAACTCGACTTTGAAATAAAAG ACTCTGATAATGAAGAAAACAGTGATGAAGATGAAAACTCTGAAATTGAGCTAGATAAAGATGAAAATCTAGACGAGAGTGAGATTTCTGAAAGCACAAAAAACGGCGAGGCAGTAAGTTCACTTGGACACCATCATCATAAACGACGCCATCATCATAAGCGTCGTCATCATCATGGTAAAAGAAAGCATCATCGCAGACATCACCATCACAGTAAGCATCATCATCACCGCCACCATGGAAAGCATAGAcaccaccatcatcatcatcatggaAACCACAGTCATCATGAAAATCATAGCCATCATCATCACCACCATGGCAACCATAGTCACCACAAAAATAAATCTCATGTGGAAATACCTGATTCAGAAGAAATTGTTTTAGAAGAAAATGAGCCAG tATTTGAAAACGATAATCCAGTGCAATATGAAGAAAATAAGGAAAACTTTAGTGAAAACAACGAAG ATGAAGGACATGATAACGAAAAAGATGAGGATGATGATGATGAGAAAGATGAACATGATTTTAAGAAAG actcTGATGATGAAGACAATAGCGATGAAGATGAAAACCATGAAATTGAACTAGGTAAAGATGGAAATCAAGATGAGAGGGAGATTTCTGAAAACACAAAAATCGACGAAGCCGTAAGTTCACGTAGACATCATCATAAACAACGCCATCACCATAAGCGTCGCCACCATCATGGCAAACGAAAACACCATCATCGCAGACATCACCATCACAGTAAGCATCATCATCACAGACACCATGGAAagcatcatcaccatcatcatcacgGAAACCATAGCCATCATGGAAATCATAGCCATCATCATCACCATGGTAATCATAGTCACCACAAAAATAAGTCTCATGAAGAAATATTTGATTCAGAAGAAATTGTTTTAGACGAAAATGAGCCAG aACAACTTGACGAGGACGGTGAACAAGATAAAGAAGTGAGAGATAACCTGGAAGATGATAATAGCAAGCTTGATGAGAGCAAAGAGGAAAGTAGCGATCTAGACCATCAAGAGCATCATAAACGTCGTCATCATCATAAGAGACGCCACAATCATTCAAAATGCAAACATCACA AAAAGTCCGACGAGAAGGAAGACTTGGAAGACAAATCAAAAACCTCCGAGGATACCAAAAAAGTTTCTGATTTTAATCAAGAAGAACGTGACTTTATGTtgccaatattttaa